The Cyanobacteria bacterium QS_8_64_29 genome contains a region encoding:
- a CDS encoding DUF99 domain-containing protein: MGKLDVLLRRDRTIRAMGFDDAPFARHSSAPVPVAGVACAGTRLEGMVWGHVARDGWDATSMLAQLLLGSKFLPQLHVVLLDGICLGGLNAVDLPALAGQLERPCIAVMRRPPDAAAMERAMQRLPHPRARWAIVQRAGPVRAHPPFYFQACGTDAATAARVLERLTDCGRVPEPLRLAHAIGSAVVLGESRGRA, encoded by the coding sequence ATGGGCAAACTCGACGTCCTGCTGCGGCGCGATCGCACCATCCGAGCGATGGGTTTTGATGATGCCCCCTTCGCCCGCCACTCAAGCGCGCCCGTGCCAGTTGCCGGCGTTGCGTGTGCGGGCACGCGCTTGGAGGGCATGGTTTGGGGGCATGTGGCGCGCGATGGCTGGGATGCCACCTCAATGCTGGCGCAGCTGCTGCTGGGGAGCAAGTTCCTGCCACAGCTGCACGTGGTGCTGCTGGATGGCATTTGTCTGGGCGGCTTGAACGCTGTGGATCTGCCCGCTCTGGCGGGGCAGCTCGAGCGTCCCTGCATCGCCGTCATGCGCCGGCCGCCGGATGCCGCTGCCATGGAACGGGCCATGCAACGCCTGCCTCACCCGAGGGCGCGCTGGGCGATCGTGCAGCGGGCGGGCCCCGTGCGCGCGCACCCGCCGTTCTACTTCCAGGCTTGCGGCACCGATGCGGCCACGGCTGCCCGGGTACTGGAGCGGCTCACCGACTGCGGTCGCGTCCCGGAACCGCTGCGGCTGGCGCACGCCATCGGTTCGGCCGTGGTTTTGGGCGAGAGCCGCGGCCGCGCCTGA
- a CDS encoding NADPH quinone oxidoreductase, translated as MQRQGNYPPPKPRSYDIPGLEFAGTIEALGADVRDWQLSDHVLGLLADGGHATQVTVHERMLVRVPPALSLTEAAIVPEAFLTAYDALADKAALQAGDTVLVHAAGSGVGTAAIQLARAMGATQVLATSRSEWKRQQSLALGVDRAIDPERESLARAVGEATGDRGADIILDFLGGEMLAANVQAAALAGHIVQIAHLGGRSATLDIRTLMDKRLQLRGTTLRSRPPEAKMALTQQFAARWCPSWPMAACARCWIAALG; from the coding sequence ATGCAGCGCCAGGGCAACTACCCACCCCCCAAACCCCGCTCCTACGACATCCCGGGCCTGGAATTTGCCGGGACGATTGAGGCCTTGGGCGCTGACGTGCGGGACTGGCAGCTCAGCGATCACGTCTTGGGACTGCTCGCCGATGGCGGCCACGCCACCCAAGTCACGGTTCACGAGCGCATGCTGGTGCGCGTTCCGCCGGCGCTGTCGCTGACTGAGGCCGCGATCGTCCCCGAAGCTTTTCTGACCGCTTACGATGCCCTGGCCGACAAAGCGGCCCTGCAAGCGGGCGACACCGTGCTGGTCCATGCTGCCGGCAGCGGCGTGGGTACGGCCGCCATCCAGCTCGCGCGTGCCATGGGGGCAACCCAGGTGTTGGCCACCAGCCGCAGCGAGTGGAAGCGCCAGCAGAGCTTGGCCTTGGGCGTCGATCGCGCTATCGATCCGGAGCGGGAATCGCTGGCGCGCGCGGTTGGCGAGGCCACCGGCGATCGCGGCGCCGACATCATTTTGGATTTTCTGGGCGGCGAGATGCTCGCTGCCAACGTGCAGGCAGCCGCGCTGGCGGGCCACATCGTTCAAATCGCGCACTTGGGCGGGCGCAGCGCCACCCTAGACATCCGCACCTTGATGGACAAGCGCCTGCAGCTGCGTGGGACAACGCTACGCAGCCGGCCGCCTGAGGCCAAAATGGCCCTCACCCAACAGTTCGCAGCCAGATGGTGCCCAAGCTGGCCGATGGCAGCCTGCGCCCGGTGCTGGATCGCTGCTTTGGGCTAA